A stretch of Natronospira bacteriovora DNA encodes these proteins:
- the rpoS gene encoding RNA polymerase sigma factor RpoS codes for MGVKETEGNVDPADPDLVTSRGNPDEGGGDSPEVAESFDVESATGRGGFAEEQLDATRMYLSEIGFSPLLTPEEEVYFARQALAGNEAARKRMIESNLRLVVKIARRYNNRGLPLLDLIEEGNLGLIHAVEKFDPERGFRFSTYATWWIRQTIERAIMNQTRTIRLPIHVIKEINLYLKAARKLAQDLDREPSPEEIAETLDRPLQDVERMLGLNERIASVDTPIGKDGDRMLLDAIPDDGNSDPSRLLQDQDLLAVVDVWLGRLTDKQREVVQRRFGLNGHEKATLEEVGNCIGVTRERVRQIQMDALKRLRRLLEKEGLSEEALFE; via the coding sequence ATGGGGGTCAAAGAGACGGAAGGAAATGTTGATCCGGCTGATCCGGATCTGGTGACCTCCCGGGGAAACCCGGACGAGGGGGGCGGAGATTCCCCGGAGGTGGCCGAAAGCTTTGACGTGGAATCGGCCACCGGGCGTGGTGGTTTTGCGGAAGAGCAGCTGGATGCCACCCGCATGTACCTGAGTGAAATCGGTTTCTCCCCGCTGCTGACCCCCGAAGAGGAAGTGTATTTTGCACGCCAGGCCCTGGCCGGGAACGAAGCGGCGCGCAAGCGCATGATCGAGAGCAATCTGCGCCTGGTGGTCAAGATCGCACGGCGATACAACAATCGTGGCTTGCCGTTGCTGGACCTGATCGAGGAAGGCAACCTGGGCCTCATTCATGCCGTCGAGAAGTTCGATCCCGAGCGGGGTTTCCGTTTCTCGACCTACGCCACATGGTGGATCCGTCAGACCATTGAACGAGCCATCATGAACCAGACCCGTACCATTCGCCTGCCCATCCACGTCATCAAGGAAATCAATCTCTACCTGAAGGCCGCGCGAAAGCTGGCTCAGGATCTGGACCGTGAACCCAGCCCGGAAGAGATCGCCGAGACCCTCGATCGCCCCCTCCAGGATGTAGAGCGCATGCTTGGCCTCAACGAGCGAATTGCTTCCGTTGACACGCCCATTGGCAAGGACGGTGACCGCATGTTGCTGGATGCGATCCCGGACGATGGCAACAGCGACCCGTCACGTCTGCTGCAGGATCAGGATCTGCTGGCCGTGGTGGATGTCTGGCTCGGTCGTCTGACGGACAAGCAGCGGGAGGTCGTACAGCGGCGTTTCGGCCTGAACGGCCATGAAAAGGCCACTCTGGAAGAGGTCGGAAATTGCATTGGCGTGACACGCGAGCGTGTGCGTCAGATCCAGATGGACGCGCTCAAGCGCCTGCGTCGCCTGCTGGAGAAGGAAGGCTTGTCGGAAGAAGCCCTGTTCGAATGA